GGTGAAGAACCGCTCTATATCGGCCGCCGTCTGGTGCGTATGGCGGTGGAAGATATCGGCCTTGCCGATCCGCAGGCGCTTGGTATCGCCAATGCGGCCAAGGATGCTTATGAATATCTTGGCTCGCCGGAAGGGGAGCTTGCCCTGGCGCAGGCCTGTGTTTATCTTGCTACGGCGCCAAAATCCAATGCGGTTTATCTTGGCTTTAAGCGGGCGATGCAGGCAGCACGCAAAAACGGTTCGCTCCTGCCGCCCAGGCATATTTTGAATGCGCCGACAAAACTGATGAAGGCCGAAGGCTATAGTAAGGGATATCGTTATGACCATGATGAGCCTGACGCATTTTCAGGGCAGGATTATTTTCCTGAAAAGATGGGGCGTGAAACCTATTATCAGCCTTATGAGCGCGGTTTTGAGCGCGAACTGAACAAGCGCCTTGAATGGTGGCGCAAATTACGGGCGGAGCGGCAAAGACAGGAGTAAAGCTGTTGTCTGTTTTGAAAGGAAATTGCTATAAACCCCGCCCTGATATGAATTTTATCTTACCAATGGAGACATGCACAATGCTGAAGAAGAGTGTGATTTTATTGCTGGCGGGCAGCCTGCTTGCGGCCTGTACAACAACCAATCCCTATACGGGTGAACAGCAGGTTTCGAAAACTGCAGGCGGCGCGGCCATCGGTGCTGGGCTTGGGGCGCTTGGCGGCTTGTTTGTCGGTGGTTCACGCCGGGCCAAGCGGAATGCCGTGCTGACTGGCGCGGGTGTTGGCGCGCTTGGCGGCGGCGTGATCGGCAACTATATGGACAGGCAGGAAGCTGAACTGCGCGCTCAATTACAGGGAACCGGTGTTTCGGTAACCCGCAGCGGTGATCAGGTTATCCTGAATCTGCCGGGCAATATCACCTTCGGCACGGATCGTGACGGTGTGAAGCCGCAGTTTTATGAAACTTTGGATTCTGTAGCTGTTGTCCTGAAAAAATATGACCAGTCGCTGGTGAATGTTGTCGGCCATACGGATTCAACCGGCAGTGCCGCACATAATCAGGACCTATCAGAACGCCGTGCCTTGTCGGTGGCGCAATATCTCAACGGGCGCGGCATTGATGGGCGCCGGCTGGCTGTTATTGGCCAAGGCATGGGGAAGCCGGTTGCAACCAATGCAACAGAAGCCGGCCGTGCGCTTAACCGCCGTGTTGAAATCCGGATTTCGCCGCTGCGCGCCGGTTGAAGCGCGAATCATTACCGACAGCCGGACTTCAAACGCCGCGAAAGCGGCGTTTTTTCTGTCCGCAAGCAGGAAAAGAAAAGAACATTAAAAGAACATTTTTAAAATATCTATTTATATCAATGTGTTATGAAGATTGTAAAATAAGAACAGAAGTGATACATTTTCAATGTGGAATGGTGGTCTTCCCGGGCTTATGTAACCTGAAAGGGTAGTATAAAATGTCTCAGAATTTATTGCGACTCATTGAGGATGATACAGTGGATAAAACGAAAGCTTTGGAGGCGGCGCTGTCGCAGATTGAACGGTCCTTTGGCAAGGGGTCGGTTATGCGATTGGGACAGAATGAAAATGTGGTGGAGATAGAAACTGTGCCGACAGGTTCGTTGTCTCTTGATATTGCGCTGGGAGTGGGCGGCTTGCCCAAAGGGCGTATTGTTGAAATTTATGGGCCGGAAAGTTCGGGTAAGACAACCATGGCTCTGCACACCGTTGCAGAAGCGCAAAAGCGCGGCGGTGTTTGTGCCTTTGTTGATGCCGAGCACGCGCTTGATCCCGTCTATGCGCGCAAGCTTGGGGTTGATCTGGAAAACTTGCTGATCTCGCAACCTGACACGGGTGAGCAGGCGCTGGAAATTACCGACACACTGGTGCGTTCCGGCGCGATTGATGTGCTGGTGGTGGATTCTGTGGCTGCTCTGACACCACGGGCCGAAATTGAAGGCGAGATGGGCGATTCCCTTCCCGGATTGCAAGCCCGTTTGATGAGTCAGGCCTTGCGCAAGCTGACAGCTTCTATTTCACGTTCCAATTGCATGGTGATTTTCATCAACCAGATTCGTATGAAAATCGGTGTTATGTTTGGCTCACCGGAAACGACAACAGGCGGCAATGCGCTGAAATTTTATGCTTCTGTCCGCCTTGATATCCGCCGTATCGGTGCGTTGAAAGACCGTGATGAGGTGATTGGCAACCAGACCCGGGTGAAGGTGGTGAAGAACAAGCTGGCGCCGCCTTTCAAGCAGGTTGAATTTGACATCATGTATGGCGAGGGTGTCTCGAAAGTCGGTGAACTGATCGACCTTGGCGTTAAAGCCAATATTGTTGAAAAATCAGGGGCATGGTTTTCTTATAATTCGCAGCGGCTGGGGCAGGGGCGTGAAAACGCCAAACAGTTTTTGCGGGATAATGCGGTGATTGCACAGGAGATTGAAACCGCTTTGCGGCAGAATGCCGGCCTGATCGCTGATAAATTCCTGCAAAATGGCGGGCCGGATAGCGGCGATGGTGCTGCAGAGGCAATCTCCGCAGGTTAGATTAGCGGTTTACATCCACAATGATCCGTCCTCGTATTTTGCCCTCCAGTAATTTACGGGCGGTAGGGATAACATCCGCAAGGCCAATATTATGGGCAATCAGCTCCAGCTTTGCCAGATCCAGATCTGTAGCCAAACGTTGCCATGCACGCAGGCGATCGGGGCGCGGGCACATAACGCTGTCAATGCCGACAAGCGTTATGCCGCGCAGGATAAAGGGAGCAACCGTTACCGGAAAATCCATGCCTCCTGCCAGGCCACAGGCGGTGACAACACCGCGATATTGAGTGGTGGCGCATATATGCGCCAGTATCCGGTTGCCGACAACATCAACAGCGCCCGCCCAGCGTGCTTTTTCCAGCGGTTTGCTTGCTGTGTCGAGGGCGGAGCGTTCTATAACATCAGTGGCACCCAAGTGTTTGAGATAGTCATGCTCTTGCGAGCGGCTTGTGGCTGCAACGACAT
This is a stretch of genomic DNA from Candidatus Tokpelaia hoelldoblerii. It encodes these proteins:
- a CDS encoding OmpA family protein (bhsal07900); the encoded protein is MLKKSVILLLAGSLLAACTTTNPYTGEQQVSKTAGGAAIGAGLGALGGLFVGGSRRAKRNAVLTGAGVGALGGGVIGNYMDRQEAELRAQLQGTGVSVTRSGDQVILNLPGNITFGTDRDGVKPQFYETLDSVAVVLKKYDQSLVNVVGHTDSTGSAAHNQDLSERRALSVAQYLNGRGIDGRRLAVIGQGMGKPVATNATEAGRALNRRVEIRISPLRAG
- the recA gene encoding Protein RecA (bhsal07910) — its product is MSQNLLRLIEDDTVDKTKALEAALSQIERSFGKGSVMRLGQNENVVEIETVPTGSLSLDIALGVGGLPKGRIVEIYGPESSGKTTMALHTVAEAQKRGGVCAFVDAEHALDPVYARKLGVDLENLLISQPDTGEQALEITDTLVRSGAIDVLVVDSVAALTPRAEIEGEMGDSLPGLQARLMSQALRKLTASISRSNCMVIFINQIRMKIGVMFGSPETTTGGNALKFYASVRLDIRRIGALKDRDEVIGNQTRVKVVKNKLAPPFKQVEFDIMYGEGVSKVGELIDLGVKANIVEKSGAWFSYNSQRLGQGRENAKQFLRDNAVIAQEIETALRQNAGLIADKFLQNGGPDSGDGAAEAISAG